Proteins encoded in a region of the Lathamus discolor isolate bLatDis1 chromosome Z, bLatDis1.hap1, whole genome shotgun sequence genome:
- the UGCG gene encoding ceramide glucosyltransferase translates to MAVLALALEGLAIFGLILFVVLWLMHFMSIIYTRLHLNKKTTDKQPYSKLPGVSLLKPLKGVDPNLISNLETFFELDYPKYEVLLCVQDHDDPAIDVCKKLLGKYPNVDARLFIGGKKVGINPKINNLMPGYEVAKYDLVWICDSGIRVTPDTLTDMASQMTEKVGLVHGLPYVADRQGFAATLEQVYFGTSHPRSYISANLTGFKCVTGMSCLMRKDVLDQAGGLIAFAQYIAEDYFMAKAIADRGWKFAMATQVAMQNSGSYSISQFQSRMIRWAKLRINMLPATIICEPISECFVASLVIGWAAHHVFRWDIMVFFMCHCLAWFIVDYIQLKGVQGGALCFSKLDYAVAWFIRESMTIYIFLSALWDPTISWRTGRYRLRCGGTAEEILDV, encoded by the exons ATGGCGGTGCTGGCCCTGGCCCTGGAGGGACTCGCCATCTTCGGGCTCATCCTCTTCGTCGTGCTCTGGCTCATGCACTTCATGTCTATTATCTACAC ACGCCTTCACCTCAATAAGAAAACCACAGACAAACAGCCATATAGCAAGCTTCCTGGTGtttcacttttaaagccattaaaaGGTGTGGATCCTAACCTGATCAGCAATTTAGAAACCTTCTTTGAACTGGATTATCCAAAA TATGAAGTACTACTCTGTGTACAAGATCATGATGATCCAGCTATTGATGTGTGCAAAAAGCTCCTTGGCAAATACCCAAATGTTGATGCTAGGCTGTTCATAG gTGGCAAGAAAGTTGGCATCAATCCCAAGATTAATAACTTAATGCCTGGCTATGAAGTTGCTAAATATGATCTCGTATGGATTTGTGATAGTGGAATCAGAG TAACGCCAGACACGCTGACCGATATGGCCAGTCAAATGACTGAAAAAGTAGGCTTGGTCCATGGGCTTCCGTATGTTGCAGACAGACAGGGTTTTGCTGCTACCCTTGAACAG GTTTATTTTGGAACTTCGCATCCAAGGTCATATATTTCAGCCAATTTAACTGGCTTTAAGTGTGTAACAGGAATGTCATGCTTGATGAGAAAGGATGTCTTGGACCAAGCTGGAGGACTCATAGCTTTTGCACAATATATTGCGGAAGATTACTTTATGGCCAAAGCTATAGCTGACAG ggGCTGGAAATTTGCAATGGCCACACAAGTTGCAATGCAAAACTCTGGTTCATATTCTATTTCTCAGTTTCAGTCTAGAATGATCAG GTGGGCCAAACTGCGCATTAATATGTTGCCTGCCACAATAATCTGTGAGCCAATCTCGGAGTGCTTTGTTGCCAGTCTAGTTATTGGATGGGCAGCTCATCATGTATTTAGATGGGATATAAtggtttttttcatgtgtcACTGCTTGGCATGGTTTATAGTTGACTACATTCAACTAAAAGGTGTTCAG GGCGGTGCACTGTGTTTCTCAAAACTTGATTATGCAGTAGCTTGGTTCATCAGAGAATCAATGACGATTTATATTTTCCTATCTGCTTTGTGGGACCCCACTATTAGCTGGAGGACAGGACGCTACAGATTACGTTGTGGAGGCACTGCAGAAGAAATTCTTGATGTATAG